Proteins co-encoded in one Aspergillus luchuensis IFO 4308 DNA, chromosome 6, nearly complete sequence genomic window:
- a CDS encoding putative pyruvate carboxylase (COG:C;~EggNog:ENOG410PM09;~InterPro:IPR000089,IPR011761,IPR016185,IPR011764, IPR005479,IPR005482,IPR005481,IPR011054,IPR011053;~PFAM:PF02786,PF00364,PF02655,PF02785,PF07478, PF00289;~go_function: GO:0005524 - ATP binding [Evidence IEA];~go_function: GO:0046872 - metal ion binding [Evidence IEA]): MTSSKPFRRLLVANRGEIAVRIIQAARELSPPIEVYAIYTEDDTSHCECAHPDQALLIPSVSTYLDIPYLVHLAQEHAIDAIHPGYGFLSESADFAARLQDAGITVIGPGSSVLSRTGDKLQAKQLAVECDVPVLPAMAQPTADVAEVRAFAKQVQYPVMVKAVDGGGGRGIRLVYGDEGLEGAVRGAVNESPSGTVFVEKAAVKGFRHVEVQIVGDGREVRHLWERDCSVQRRFQKVVEIAPSVIGDRGLVKRVVDAAVRMGRAIRYRSLGTVEFLVNEGSGEFYFLEINPRLQVEHTVTEEVMGVDLVLAQLKLAMGCTLAEVGLGGGGFDNPKACSIQLRLCAEDPSNQFALSVGKVTELVVPSGRGVRVDTHVRAAGASPVVVGAQLDNLLAKIIVTASTWEAAVLKARRVLADTTVAGVRTNLELLRGVIAQEDFLSGRIDTQWLESSLDQVLQQGAIVSRSVRTQAPGQGQRPSALPSVPSSNLLFRRGDAWSISLTPVEASEKSQQHHLQLTRVLRNDFPTSLAAEIEYQTPNSSSAYRLELAATSTTASALFSSAHRRGDMSNPRHIVLPLSGKLIEVLVSAGDHVAENQVIAFIKQMKMEVEVRSPRAGQAQWVYEMEDEEEDVAEGMLLVELTDGLQGKL, translated from the exons ATGACATCGTCTAAACCCTTCCGACGACTTCTCGTCGCCAACAG AGGCGAAATCGCCGTGCGCATCATCCAAGCCGCTCGCGAGCTTTCCCCACCCATAGAAGTATACGCCATCTACACAGAAGATGACACTTCGCACTGCGAGTGCGCTCACCCGGACCAAGCCTTACTCATTCCATCAGTGTCAACATACCTCGACATCCCGTACTTAGTGCATTTAGCCCAAGAGCATGCCATCGATGCCATCCACCCAGGCTATGGTTTCCTTAGCGAAAGCGCCGACTTTGCAGCCCGTTTACAAGACGCTGGCATTACTGTCATAGGGCCGGGCAGCTCAGTATTATCTCGCACGGGGGATAAGCTGCAAGCGAAGCAACTGGCCGTGGAATGCGACGTGCCTGTGTTGCCGGCGATGGCGCAGCCGACGGCGGATGTTGCGGAGGTGCGGGCATTCGCGAAGCAAGTGCAGTATCCTGTTATGGTGAAGGcagtggatgggggtgggggacGGGGGATTCGGCTTGTATATGGGGATGAAGGGTTAGAGGGTGCGGTGAGGGGCGCGGTGAATGAGTCGCCATCGGGGACGGTGTTCGTGGAGAAGGCGGCTGTAAAGGGGTTTCGACATGTGGAGGTGCAGattgttggggatgggagggaggtgaggcaTCTGTGGGAGAGGGATTGCAGTGTGCAGAGGAGGTTTCAGAAGGTGGTTGAGATTGCGCCGTCGGTGATTGGCGATCGGGGGCTTGTGaagagggtggtggatgctgcggtgaggatggggagggctATTAGGTATAGGTCTTTGGGGACGGTGGAGTTTTTGGTTAATGAGGGGAGTGGGGAGTTTTATTTCTTGGAGATTAACCCTAGGTTACAGGTTGAACATACGGTTACGGAGGAGGTTATGGGGGTGGATCTTGTGCTGGCTCAGTTGAAGCTGGCGATGGGGTGTACGCTTGCGGAGGTTGGgcttgggggtgggggattTGATAATCCTAAGGCATGTTCGATTCAGCTCCGGTTGTGTGCGGAAGATCCGAGCAATCAGTTTGCGCTCAGTGTTGGGAAGGTGACTGAGTTGGTTGTTCCCAGTGGCCGTGGTGTGAGGGTTGATACCCATGTTCGTGCTGCTGGGGCCAGTCCTGTTGTGGTAGGGGCGCAGTTGGATAACTTACTTGCTAAGATTATTGTCACTGCATCTACTTGGGAGGCAGCAGTGCTCAAGGCCCGACGAGTGCTTGCAGACACAACAGTGGCTGGTGTCCGGACTAACTTGGAGTTGCTGAGAGGGGTTATTGCTCAGGAAGATTTTCTTTCTGGAAGGATTGACACACAATGGCTGGAGTCCAGTCTGGATCAAGTGCTCCAGCAGGGAGCAATTGTCTCCCGATCGGTCCGTACTCAAGCACCTGGACAAGGACAGCGTCCCTCTGCATTGCCTAGTGTGCCTTCTTCGAATCTCCTATTTCGGCGAGGAGACGCATGGTCAATCAGTCTCACGCCAGTGGAAGCGTCTGAAAAGTcacagcaacatcatctccaactAACACGCGTGCTGCGGAATGACTTTCCGACTTCGCTTGCAGCGGAGATCGAGTACCAGACACCCAATTCTTCCAGTGCTTATCGGCTGGAACTCGCAGCCACCTCAACCACAGCATCTGCTTTATTTTCATCTGCTCATCGCCGCGGAGACATGAGCAACCCTCGACACATTGTCCTTCCTCTATCTGGGAAGTTAATTGAAGTGCTTGTGTCGGCCGGGGATCATGTAGCTGAGAACCAGGTGATAGCGTTTATCAAgcaaatgaagatggaggtaGAGGTGCGCAGCCCGCGCGCAGGTCAAGCACAATGGGTTTatgagatggaagatgaagaagaggatgtggCTGAAgggatgttgttggtggAGTTGACCGACGGGTTGCAAGGGAAGCTCTAA
- a CDS encoding putative inositol 5-phosphatase (COG:U;~EggNog:ENOG410QDVJ;~InterPro:IPR000300,IPR036691;~TransMembrane:1 (i403-435o);~go_process: GO:0046856 - phosphatidylinositol dephosphorylation [Evidence IEA]) codes for MDSLLLYILTFNCARNPVDVDRFSRHFFDALPRTDGSSSPAAPELIVLSLQEIAPIAYAFLGGSFLTPYFSALTQVVDRAVAQYWDVHYVNLVTDNSGMTGLMVFARSDVADQVSSIDTARVGFGFQDMGNKGAVGARIAYRGAAGAGNPLDLTFAAAHLAPMEYAVERRNADWRSLVERLVFSYSPAAGEEVPDTANAEENAPLLRQSQEGHRGIYTPTSYLFLAGDLNYRTSNVSPRPDDHSRFPRADVDPSDPQHYSHLLKQDQLSREMEQSRCFHGLSEAPITFPPTYKYTLAARQAASDPTADNARPDWKWTRTRWPSWCDRVLYLDSPPGTSKRGQVKPLKYDALPLFPTSDHRAVALAVSIPAQSVLPEDTTQMGVPFPIDPEWETKRDAARRKELAVGFLAYLALTWEGNGLLLASAVGLLGAWLVLQSFFNV; via the coding sequence ATGGATTCGCTCTTACTCTACATCCTCACGTTCAATTGCGCTCGAAACCCTGTCGACGTCGACCGCTTCTCCCGCCATTTCTTCGATGCCTTACCCCGCACCGATGGTTCCAGCTCGCCCGCAGCCCCGGAACTCATCGTGCTCTCCCTGCAGGAAATAGCTCCTATCGCCTATGCCTTTCTCGGAGGCTCGTTTCTAACGCCATACTTCTCGGCTCTGACACAGGTGGTGGATCGCGCAGTTGCCCAATACTGGGATGTCCATTACGTCAATCTGGTTACCGACAATTCCGGGATGACCGGTCTGATGGTCTTCGCTCGGTCGGATGTCGCTGACCAAGTCTCATCCATTGATACCGCCCGTGTAGGATTTGGCTTCCAAGACATGGGCAACAAGGGTGCCGTGGGGGCGCGCATTGCCTACAGAGGCGCAGCAGGAGCCGGGAATCCTTTGGACCTCACTTTCGCTGCTGCGCACCTCGCCCCCATGGAGTATGCTGTCGAGCGTAGGAACGCAGACTGGCGCAGCTTGGTCGAGAGATTGGTCTTCAGCTACTCACCTGCCGCAGGTGAGGAAGTCCCCGACACAGCCAACGCGGAGGAAAATGCGCCCCTGCTGCGGCAATCCCAGGAAGGCCATCGGGGCATCTACACGCCTACAAGCTACCTCTTCCTAGCGGGCGATCTTAATTACCGTACCTCCAACGTGTCGCCACGACCAGACGACCATAGCCGATTCCCGCGAGCGGATGTAGACCCTTCTGACCCTCAGCACTACTCACATCTCTTGAAACAAGATCAGCTGTCCCGCGAGATGGAACAGTCTCGGTGTTTCCACGGACTCTCCGAAGCCCCGATCACATTCCCCCCAACATACAAGTATACGTTGGCAGCACGCCAGGCAGCAAGTGATCCAACGGCAGATAATGCACGCCCAGATTGGAAGTGGACGAGGACCCGCTGGCCCAGTTGGTGCGACCGTGTGTTGTATCTGGATTCTCCACCGGGCACGAGCAAGCGAGGTCAGGTCAAACCTCTAAAGTATGATGCTCTGCCGTTATTCCCAACCTCCGATCATCGCGCCGTCGCCTTGGCCGTATCTATCCCGGCGCAGTCCGTGCTTCCAGAAGATACGACGCAAATGGGTGTCCCTTTCCCGATCGATCCAGAATGGGAGACTAAACGAGATGCCGCGCGACGGAAGGAACTTGCGGTGGGCTTTTTGGCGTACCTGGCCTTGACCTGGGAGGGAAACGGCCTGTTACTTGCATCAGCGGTAGGACTTCTGGGGGCGTGGCTCGTGCTCCAATCGTTCTTTAACGTTTGA